Part of the Bacteroidales bacterium genome, CTTTCGAGGGTAATCGTATATGGGTCGTCTACATTACGTTTTAAAGAATAAAATTTTTTGTTGTATAAAATATAAGGACCAAAACGACCTATGTTAATAACCACATCTAATCCGTTTATTTGCCCTAAATTTCGTGGTAAACTAAATAATTCTAGTGCTTCTTCAAGAGTAATTGATTCGATATATTGATTTTTCTTTAAACTTGCAAACTTTGGTTTATCTGTTTGACTGCTTTCGCCTAGTTGTACAATAGGACCATATTTACCAAATTTTGCATATACTTTTAATCCAGTTTTGGGATCAATACCAATAAATCGTTCTTGATTAATACGTTCTTTGGATGTTTCGAGTTCTTTTAATTTGGGATGAAATTGTTTATAAAAATCTTTTAATATTTTTATCCAATTTTCAGTTCCTTCAGCAACATCATCAAGTTTTTTTTCAATTTTAGCAGTAAAGCTAAAATCGAGAATTTCTGGAAATACAGATATCAAATAATCATTGACAAGAATACCGGTATCGGTTGGGAAGAGTTTTGATTTTTCTTGCCCGTATGTTTCTTTTTTAACTTTTTCTTTAATGTTGTTGTTTTCGAGTGTAATAATGGTTATTTCTCTATTTTCGGCTGATTTATTGCCTTTAACAACATATCCTCTTTGCTGTATTGTAGAAATGATGGGTGCATATGTAGATGGTCTGCCTATTCCCAACTCCTCAAGTTTTTTAACTAAACTTGCTTCTGTATAACGTGGTGGGTGGTGCGTATATTTTTCGGTTGCTACAATTTGATTTTTAATAAGTGATTGTTTTATCTCAAGCTGAGGCATAATAGTTTCTTCAGAGTTTTCATTTTCTTCGTCGGTAGATTCTTTATATAATTTCATAAAACCATCGAAAAGAATCACTTTTCCTGTTGCAATAAAATCATATTTTGTATTTTTACTTTTAATAGTAACGATTGTTTTTTCTATTTGTGCTTCTTTCATTTGCGAAGCTAATGCCCTTTGCCAGATAAGTTCATATAATCGTTTTTCTTGTTCGGTTCCATCGATGGTTTCGTTTGAAAAATAGGTAGGACGAATGGCTTCATGTGCTTCTTGTGCTCCCTTCGATTTAGTTTGATACTGACGACTTTTATGGTATTCTTTACCAAAAAGTTTTTCGATTTCTTTTTTGGCAGCTCCTAAGGCAAGTGTTGAAAGCTGAACGGAATCGGTACGCATGTAAGTAATATATCCCGATTCATAAAGCTTTTGAGCAATAGTCATAGTTTGAGAAACAGAAAATCCTAGCTTTCGAGACGCTTCTTGTTGTAATGTACTCGTTGTAAAAGGTGGCGCTGGGCTAATTATCGATGGTTTTTTTTGAATATCAGCTACAAAAAAAGTTTCGTCGATACATTGTTTTAAAAAATTAATAGCTTCTTGTTTAGAATTAAATGAATGATTCAGTTCGGCTTTTATCTCGTATTTTTTTTGCTCTTTATCTTTAAAAGTAAAAATTGCATGAACCTTGAATGTAGAAGTGGGCGTAAATGCCATTATTTCTCTTTCTCTTTCAACAATAATACGAACAGCGACAGACTGAACTCGTCCTGCTGAAAGATTTTTCTTTATTTTTTTCCATAATAAGGGAGAGAGTTCGTATCCTACAATTCGATCGAGCACTCTACGTGCTTGCTGAGCATTAACAAGATTAATATCTATATCGCGTGGATGCTCGATAGCATGTTGAATTGCTTCTTTGGTGATTTCATGGAAAACAATGCGTTTGCGTTTTTCGGTTGGAATATTTAATACTTCGGCTAAGTGCCATGAAATTGCTTCTCCCTCACGGTCTTCATCAGAAGCTAGCCAAACTGTTTGTGCTTCTTTGGTAAGTTTTTTTAATTCGGAAACAATTTTCGACTTTTCTTTAGGAACTTCATATATTGGAGTAAAATTATTTTCGATATCAATACTAATTTTATTCTTAGGAAGATCGCGAATATGACCAAAACTCGATTTTACAATATAGTCTTTTCCTAAAAATTTTTCAATAGTTTTAGCCTTTGCAGGAGATTCTACTATAACAAGATTTTTTTCCATTGAATTTTTATAATTTTGGGCTGCAATTTAGTAATTTTTATTTTAACAAAGTTAATTTCATGAATAAGTCCAATAATCAGGATGTTGTAATTAAAAAATGGATTAAGATTTTATGGATATTGTTTTTAATACCATTATTATTTTCCATTATTTTCTTTTACCTTATTTCTCAAGGCTATTTGGGTTATATGCCAAGTTTTGAAGAATTAGAAAACCCCAAAAATCAACTGGCAACAGAAATTATTTCTAGTGATGGTGTTGTACTAGGCACATATTTTAAAGAAAATCGAAGTCCTGTTTCGTACAATGAATTATCGCCCAATATTGTAAATGCCTTAATTGCGACTGAGGACGTTCGTTTTTACAAGCATTCAGGTGTTGACCTGCGTGCTATTGGTCGCGTTATTTTAGGTACTGGTAAAAGAGGCGGTGGAAGTACACTTTCACAACAATTAGCTAAAATGCTTTTTCCACGTGAAGATTTTTCAAATCCAATAAAAAAAATAGTTCGAAAATTTCGTGAATGGATAATGGCAATTAAACTCGAACGTCGCTATACAAAAGAAGAAATAATAACAATGTATCTCAACAAATTCGATTTTCTTTATCTTGCTGTTGGAATAAAATCTGCATCGAAAGTATATTTTAGCACAACACCCGACTCACTAAAAATTGAACAAGCTGCCATGCTTGTGGGTATGTGTAAAAACCCTTCGCTTTTCAACCCTCTTCGTCGTCCCGAACAAACGATCGAACGCAGAAATGTGGTTTTAGGACAAATGTTAAAATATGGTTATATTAACGAACAACAATTTGATTCACTCAAGAAACTCCCATTAGGCATTAAATTTCAGCGAGTTGATCATAAAGAAGGATTAGCTACCTATTTTCGTGAATATTTAAGACAAATTATGACTGCTAATGAGCCAGATCCTTCAGATTATATCGATCGGCAACGCTATTACGAAGATTCACTCGACTGGGAAAACAATCCACTTTATGGATGGTGCAACAAAAACAAAAAACCCGATGGAACCCCTTACGATATTTATAAGGATGGCTTAAAAATTTATTGTACAATAGACTCACGGATGCAACAATATGCCGAAGATGCCATTTATAAACATGTAGCATTAGAATTACAGCCAAAATTTAATAAAGAACAAAAAGGTAGAAAAAAGGCGCCTTTTGCATGGAATGTATCAGACGATGAAATAAAACAAATTATGACTCAATCTATAAAAAGATCGGAGCGTTATAGAGTTTTAAAGAAAAAAGGATTAAGCGAAGAAGAAATTATGAACATTTTTAAAACTCCTGTTCCGATGACTGTATTTTCGTGGAAAGGCGAATTTGACACTACGATGACTCCCTATGATTCAATACGCTATTATAAATATTTTTTACGTTCAAGTTTATTTTCAATGGAACCATCAACGGGCTATGTAAAAGCCTATGTTGGAGGTATTAATTATAAATATTTCGCTTTCGATATGGCTATGATTGGTAAACGACAAGTAGGCTCTACTTTTAAACCGTTTTTATATACATTAGCCATGCAAGAAGGCTATTCTCCATGCTACGAAGTTCCTAATGTACCCGTTTCATTCGATTTACCAGATGGCACTACTTGGGTTCCCAAAAATAGCGGTCCTACCAAACGCGATGGTCAAATGGTAACATTACGATGGGCTCTGGCAAACTCTGTAAATTACATATCGGCTTGGCTTATGAAACGATATAATCCCTATGCAGTTATCAACATAGCTCGCAAAATGGGGATACGAAGCCACATTCCTCCTGTCCCCGCCATTTGTCTGGGCGTACCCGAAATTTCATTGGCCGAAATGACCGCTGCTTTTAACACATTTGCCAACCACGGTATTTATGTACAACCCATTTTTGTAACCCGCATTACCGATGCCAATGGAAATGTTTTAGCTACTTTTAAACCACAACGAAACGAAGCCATCAGCGAAGAAACCGCTTATAAAATGATAGAAATGCTAAGGGCAGTTGTGGCTCAAGGTACCAGTTGGAGAGTAAAAGGTGTTTATAAATGCGAGGGCGATATTGCAGCTAAAACAGGTACCACCCAAAATCAATCCGATGGTTGGTATATTGGTATTACACCCAAATTAGCTACTGGAGTTTGGACTGGCGGCGAAGAACGTAGCATTCACTTCAACAACTTAGAGATGGGGCAAGGAGCTAGCATGTCGCTACCCACATGGGCATATTACATGAATAAAGTACACGCCAATCCTTCGTTAGGTTATTCACCCAAAGATGTTTTCGAAAAACCTAAAAATTTTGACGACGACATGGGCTGTAAACAATCTAAACCCTACGAAGAACCAGGCAATAATTACGAAATCATTGAATCCGTTGAACAATAATTATGATAACCATTGAAGCTTTAAAAGACATACAACTAAGGCGTGACGCCCTGAGGAGGTATCTTTGACATCGATCAACGAAAAATATGGCTCGAAGAAGAAGAACTTAAAACTCGGGCACCCAATTTTTGGGATGACGCAAAAAATGCCGAACTAATCTTAAAAAAAATTGCAGAACTAAAATCGTGGATTGAGATTTATGAACGGGTAGATAAACTAGTTGACGATTTAAACGTAATGTATGATTTCTTTAAACAAAAAGAAGCACAAGAATCGGATGTTGAAGAAATATACAAAATAGCATTAAAGGAACTTGAAGCTTTAGAACTAAAAAATATGCTTCAAGAAGAAGAAGACCGATTACCTGCTAT contains:
- the topA gene encoding type I DNA topoisomerase: MEKNLVIVESPAKAKTIEKFLGKDYIVKSSFGHIRDLPKNKISIDIENNFTPIYEVPKEKSKIVSELKKLTKEAQTVWLASDEDREGEAISWHLAEVLNIPTEKRKRIVFHEITKEAIQHAIEHPRDIDINLVNAQQARRVLDRIVGYELSPLLWKKIKKNLSAGRVQSVAVRIIVEREREIMAFTPTSTFKVHAIFTFKDKEQKKYEIKAELNHSFNSKQEAINFLKQCIDETFFVADIQKKPSIISPAPPFTTSTLQQEASRKLGFSVSQTMTIAQKLYESGYITYMRTDSVQLSTLALGAAKKEIEKLFGKEYHKSRQYQTKSKGAQEAHEAIRPTYFSNETIDGTEQEKRLYELIWQRALASQMKEAQIEKTIVTIKSKNTKYDFIATGKVILFDGFMKLYKESTDEENENSEETIMPQLEIKQSLIKNQIVATEKYTHHPPRYTEASLVKKLEELGIGRPSTYAPIISTIQQRGYVVKGNKSAENREITIITLENNNIKEKVKKETYGQEKSKLFPTDTGILVNDYLISVFPEILDFSFTAKIEKKLDDVAEGTENWIKILKDFYKQFHPKLKELETSKERINQERFIGIDPKTGLKVYAKFGKYGPIVQLGESSQTDKPKFASLKKNQYIESITLEEALELFSLPRNLGQINGLDVVINIGRFGPYILYNKKFYSLKRNVDDPYTITLERAEEIIHEKENEYKGPLREFKEDPDLKILKGRYGVYIKYKNQNIKIPKSINWETASYKEIAEIVKNNSETKTKKK
- a CDS encoding transglycosylase domain-containing protein — protein: MNKSNNQDVVIKKWIKILWILFLIPLLFSIIFFYLISQGYLGYMPSFEELENPKNQLATEIISSDGVVLGTYFKENRSPVSYNELSPNIVNALIATEDVRFYKHSGVDLRAIGRVILGTGKRGGGSTLSQQLAKMLFPREDFSNPIKKIVRKFREWIMAIKLERRYTKEEIITMYLNKFDFLYLAVGIKSASKVYFSTTPDSLKIEQAAMLVGMCKNPSLFNPLRRPEQTIERRNVVLGQMLKYGYINEQQFDSLKKLPLGIKFQRVDHKEGLATYFREYLRQIMTANEPDPSDYIDRQRYYEDSLDWENNPLYGWCNKNKKPDGTPYDIYKDGLKIYCTIDSRMQQYAEDAIYKHVALELQPKFNKEQKGRKKAPFAWNVSDDEIKQIMTQSIKRSERYRVLKKKGLSEEEIMNIFKTPVPMTVFSWKGEFDTTMTPYDSIRYYKYFLRSSLFSMEPSTGYVKAYVGGINYKYFAFDMAMIGKRQVGSTFKPFLYTLAMQEGYSPCYEVPNVPVSFDLPDGTTWVPKNSGPTKRDGQMVTLRWALANSVNYISAWLMKRYNPYAVINIARKMGIRSHIPPVPAICLGVPEISLAEMTAAFNTFANHGIYVQPIFVTRITDANGNVLATFKPQRNEAISEETAYKMIEMLRAVVAQGTSWRVKGVYKCEGDIAAKTGTTQNQSDGWYIGITPKLATGVWTGGEERSIHFNNLEMGQGASMSLPTWAYYMNKVHANPSLGYSPKDVFEKPKNFDDDMGCKQSKPYEEPGNNYEIIESVEQ